From the Nitrobacter hamburgensis X14 genome, one window contains:
- a CDS encoding Ku protein, with protein MAPRANWKGFLKLSLVTCPVALFPATSETEKVTFNQINKQTGHRIKYTKVDAETGDEVASEDIIKGYKVDIDTYVTVDKDELENLALESTRTIDIDEFVPRSEIDELYLVRPYYIVPDGKVGHDAYAVIRETIRTMDKVAIARVVLTNREHIIALEARGKGLVGMLLRYPYEIRDENEYFDDIQDVKVTKEMLDLARHIVETKSADFEPEKFEDRYENALVELLNQKRKGEPVRTAVKSRDTGNVINLMDALRKSLTTEGKTSTPSATKKQSKKPPSGQREMLMAIPGKGEGKKAAAKEPKKSRPARARKAG; from the coding sequence ATGGCGCCGCGGGCAAATTGGAAGGGCTTTCTGAAGCTGTCGTTGGTGACCTGTCCGGTGGCGCTTTTTCCGGCGACGTCGGAGACCGAAAAGGTCACTTTCAACCAAATCAACAAGCAGACCGGCCATCGCATCAAGTACACCAAGGTCGACGCCGAGACCGGTGACGAGGTGGCCTCCGAAGACATCATCAAGGGCTACAAGGTCGACATCGACACCTACGTCACCGTCGACAAGGACGAGCTCGAGAACCTCGCACTCGAAAGCACCCGGACCATCGACATCGACGAATTCGTTCCGCGGTCCGAAATCGATGAGCTTTACCTGGTGCGGCCTTATTACATCGTGCCGGACGGCAAGGTCGGCCACGACGCCTACGCGGTCATCCGCGAAACCATTCGGACGATGGACAAGGTCGCGATCGCACGCGTCGTCCTGACCAACCGCGAGCACATCATCGCGCTCGAGGCGCGGGGGAAGGGCCTCGTCGGCATGCTTTTGCGATACCCCTACGAGATTCGCGACGAGAACGAATACTTCGACGACATCCAGGACGTGAAGGTCACGAAGGAAATGCTCGACCTGGCCAGGCACATCGTGGAGACCAAGTCCGCCGATTTCGAACCCGAAAAGTTCGAGGACCGCTACGAAAACGCGCTCGTCGAACTGCTGAACCAGAAGCGCAAGGGCGAGCCTGTCCGCACGGCGGTCAAATCGCGCGATACCGGCAACGTCATCAATCTGATGGACGCGCTTCGCAAGAGCCTCACGACCGAAGGCAAGACATCCACGCCTTCGGCAACGAAGAAGCAATCCAAGAAACCTCCCTCCGGCCAGCGCGAGATGCTGATGGCCATCCCCGGCAAGGGCGAAGGCAAGAAGGCCGCCGCCAAAGAGCCGAAGAAATCGCGCCCGGCACGCGCCCGCAAGGCCGGATAA
- a CDS encoding AI-2E family transporter, protein MKVAAALVSGGVLLGGLYYGRQILIPLAIAFLITFALNPPVTWLARLGLPRLLATSLVMVTVVCTLVGLGTILGTQVRSIAVELPAYQSTVLTKLADLRQNLKAPGLFDRVLKIFERVQKEVELKDNRPAEGSLPQRVEIVPEPQTPFEQAFAWLMRSAEPLATSGIILIFVFLALLDFADLRDRFLRLLGGNFHRSTDAIQEAGARISRYLLMQLLVNISYGVLLATGLWIIAVPGALLWGAVGAIMRFVPYIGPLIAAIFPITLAFAVDSGWSMLLWSVALIVMLELISSNIVEPLLYGSSTGLSAISLIAAATLWTVLWGPLGLILSTPLTVCLLVLGRNLPQLRFLDTMLGSTPALDIPTRIYQRLIANDADEAFEIASTEIEKSSIISFYDAIGIEVLRLASDDYLQDASAEHRLHLASGMDTLLDDLNDQYPSSQSPEARPRVLCIGGKWEIDAFAGEMLAHALASEGVAAASQSAAGVNADYLAKLDLKGANIVCLSYLTPHPAVPARHACRRLRRRWPNLRIVLALWNAPPELLTDESLSALKADTVVTSVEEAVRRIHRIIAPEEARTAQNATVPDNDAERVDALKATGVLEGDKREVLDALAKRAADVFNASVAVITTIGKGREYFVGQSGKLPDAITDNAGTLLPMDRDRSISNYVIANDGTLVVSDIERDPRFADNQTIAQWNVRFYAGSPLRATDGLIIGALCILDSKPRTLEDNEVALLETMAADVVAIITTSDGTKKRR, encoded by the coding sequence GTGAAAGTTGCGGCCGCCCTAGTGTCGGGCGGGGTCCTGCTTGGCGGCCTGTATTACGGCCGCCAAATACTCATACCGCTCGCGATCGCGTTCCTGATCACGTTCGCTCTGAACCCGCCGGTCACATGGCTCGCCCGGCTCGGCCTGCCGAGACTGCTCGCGACGAGCCTCGTCATGGTGACGGTCGTTTGCACTCTGGTTGGACTAGGGACCATCCTAGGCACACAAGTCCGTTCGATCGCGGTTGAATTGCCAGCGTATCAATCGACGGTACTGACAAAATTGGCGGATCTGCGCCAAAACCTCAAAGCGCCGGGCTTGTTCGACCGCGTCCTGAAAATCTTTGAACGCGTCCAGAAAGAGGTCGAGTTAAAAGACAACAGACCTGCGGAAGGCTCCCTCCCACAGCGAGTGGAAATCGTCCCCGAACCGCAAACGCCGTTCGAGCAGGCATTTGCCTGGCTTATGCGATCAGCGGAGCCTCTAGCCACCTCCGGCATCATCTTGATCTTCGTCTTTCTGGCGCTGCTTGATTTCGCCGACCTTCGCGATCGGTTTCTGCGCCTATTGGGAGGGAACTTCCATCGCTCGACCGATGCGATTCAGGAGGCTGGCGCGCGTATTAGCAGATACCTTCTGATGCAGTTGCTTGTAAACATCAGTTATGGCGTCCTGCTGGCTACCGGCCTCTGGATCATCGCTGTACCAGGCGCCCTGCTGTGGGGCGCTGTGGGCGCGATCATGCGCTTCGTCCCCTACATCGGCCCGCTGATTGCTGCGATTTTTCCAATCACACTCGCGTTTGCTGTCGACAGCGGATGGAGCATGCTGCTCTGGTCCGTTGCGCTGATCGTCATGCTCGAGTTGATAAGCAGCAATATTGTCGAGCCGTTGCTTTATGGTTCCAGTACAGGCCTGTCGGCCATATCGCTGATCGCCGCGGCGACACTATGGACAGTGCTCTGGGGGCCCCTGGGGCTCATCCTCTCCACCCCCCTTACGGTCTGTTTGCTGGTTCTCGGGCGCAATCTGCCGCAGCTGCGCTTCCTCGATACCATGCTCGGCTCGACACCTGCACTGGATATTCCGACCCGCATCTATCAGCGGCTGATTGCAAATGATGCCGACGAGGCTTTTGAGATCGCAAGCACCGAGATCGAAAAGTCTTCGATCATATCATTCTACGACGCAATCGGCATTGAAGTCCTTCGGCTGGCAAGCGACGACTATCTCCAGGACGCAAGCGCCGAGCACCGCCTGCATCTGGCAAGCGGGATGGATACACTGCTCGACGACCTGAACGATCAATACCCCTCCTCCCAGAGTCCGGAGGCAAGGCCCAGGGTCCTATGCATCGGAGGAAAATGGGAGATTGATGCCTTCGCCGGCGAGATGCTCGCCCATGCGCTCGCTTCCGAAGGGGTCGCCGCGGCTTCCCAATCGGCTGCTGGCGTCAATGCCGACTATCTGGCCAAGCTCGACCTGAAGGGCGCGAACATTGTCTGCCTTAGCTACCTTACGCCGCATCCAGCTGTCCCCGCTCGCCACGCCTGCCGGCGTCTGCGGAGACGATGGCCAAATCTGCGCATCGTCCTAGCGCTATGGAACGCGCCGCCGGAACTGCTGACCGACGAATCCCTTTCAGCGCTCAAAGCCGATACTGTCGTGACTTCGGTTGAGGAGGCGGTTCGTCGTATTCACCGCATCATCGCCCCCGAAGAAGCCAGGACAGCCCAAAACGCCACCGTGCCTGACAACGACGCAGAGCGTGTCGACGCGCTAAAAGCGACCGGGGTCTTGGAGGGTGACAAACGTGAAGTTCTGGATGCCCTCGCCAAGCGTGCGGCCGACGTATTCAATGCCAGCGTTGCCGTGATCACCACTATCGGTAAGGGTCGCGAATACTTTGTCGGACAAAGTGGCAAATTGCCAGACGCCATCACCGATAATGCAGGCACGCTGCTGCCGATGGACCGCGACCGCTCGATCTCCAACTACGTAATAGCCAACGACGGGACGCTAGTCGTTTCGGACATCGAGCGCGACCCGCGCTTTGCCGATAACCAGACGATCGCTCAATGGAACGTCCGCTTCTACGCCGGTTCGCCGCTACGCGCAACCGACGGTCTGATAATCGGAGCGTTGTGCATTCTCGACTCGAAACCCCGCACCCTGGAAGACAATGAGGTCGCATTGCTCGAAACGATGGCCGCCGACGTCGTAGCCATCATTACAACGAGTGATGGGACAAAGAAGCGTCGTTGA
- a CDS encoding DUF1236 domain-containing protein encodes MIDFPQSEEGTRKVLNRAAVVAVILVVAAWFAFSWFQGSKEHLATPSTGLDAPATGNAVPAQSQSTSIAAKQNLGGGEAAKKNPVAPEVVKQNAGGEEVAKQNPAGGEAAKQNPGIEEHASGGPSAIKTSKPINIDDAQRATLRAIFASGHPPTVERPNFELMIGASVAEQTPLADLPPEVFKALNGFSGDKYVIAGDELVIVDQHSRRVAAIIGGVK; translated from the coding sequence ATGATAGATTTCCCGCAGAGCGAAGAAGGCACCCGCAAGGTCCTGAACCGCGCCGCCGTTGTGGCCGTCATACTGGTGGTTGCTGCTTGGTTCGCCTTTTCTTGGTTCCAGGGCAGCAAAGAGCATTTAGCAACACCTTCCACCGGCTTAGACGCCCCAGCAACTGGCAATGCCGTTCCGGCGCAGAGCCAATCCACGAGCATCGCCGCCAAGCAAAATCTCGGGGGCGGGGAAGCCGCGAAGAAAAATCCCGTTGCCCCGGAAGTGGTGAAGCAAAATGCGGGAGGCGAGGAAGTGGCGAAGCAAAATCCTGCGGGCGGGGAGGCCGCGAAGCAAAATCCCGGAATTGAGGAACATGCATCCGGTGGCCCCAGCGCTATCAAAACCTCTAAGCCGATCAACATAGATGACGCGCAACGTGCGACGCTGCGCGCGATTTTTGCCAGTGGCCATCCGCCAACGGTCGAGCGCCCAAACTTCGAGTTGATGATAGGCGCCTCAGTGGCAGAACAGACTCCGCTGGCGGATCTACCGCCTGAAGTGTTCAAAGCATTGAATGGATTTTCGGGAGATAAGTATGTTATTGCCGGTGACGAACTCGTCATCGTGGATCAGCATTCCCGGCGCGTCGCTGCCATCATCGGCGGCGTCAAATGA
- a CDS encoding extracellular catalytic domain type 1 short-chain-length polyhydroxyalkanoate depolymerase: MLNQDTLREATRLTRAGQLTEATALLQRMFRGERAPAAQSAAPWRIRLPDRTPPTIDLEANDVGEIDRRASEAPTATPRRHRPLFDRAKDGTWLGLRGVKHAPTIMTDIVPEGAKFIEGTYSNPAGSRSYKLFVPTGYRGQPLPLIVMLHGCTQSPDDFALGTRMNFIAEEQTCLVVYPAQRSDANPSKCWNWFRSADQQRDAGEPSLIAGITRQVMQDYSVDPTRVYVAGLSAGGAAAAIMGTTYGDLYAAVGIHSGLAYGAASDMPSAFAAMRHGSGAGRHGVPRGPTVPSIIFHGDRDSTVHPDNGTQALEQAIGATRTQTKVHRGQIPGGHGYTRTTHADGERDILEHWNIHGAGHAWSGGSSAGSYTDPQGPDATKEMLRFFLENPRPPQPQGHRDAGQ; encoded by the coding sequence ATGCTGAACCAAGACACACTCCGCGAAGCCACGCGGTTGACCCGGGCCGGGCAACTGACCGAAGCAACGGCGCTGCTGCAGAGGATGTTCCGTGGCGAGCGCGCGCCTGCGGCGCAATCGGCCGCTCCATGGCGCATCCGTCTGCCGGACCGCACGCCGCCCACCATCGATCTCGAGGCCAACGACGTCGGCGAGATCGACCGCCGCGCGTCCGAGGCACCGACCGCCACGCCACGCCGGCACCGGCCGTTGTTCGACCGCGCCAAGGACGGCACATGGCTCGGTCTGCGGGGCGTCAAGCACGCGCCTACTATAATGACCGACATCGTGCCGGAAGGAGCCAAGTTCATCGAAGGCACCTACAGCAATCCGGCCGGAAGCCGAAGCTACAAGCTCTTCGTCCCCACCGGCTATCGGGGGCAACCGCTTCCGCTGATCGTCATGCTTCACGGCTGCACCCAGTCGCCTGACGATTTCGCCCTCGGCACCAGAATGAACTTCATCGCGGAGGAACAGACCTGCCTCGTGGTCTATCCGGCGCAACGTAGCGACGCCAACCCGTCGAAATGCTGGAACTGGTTCCGTAGCGCCGACCAGCAGCGCGATGCGGGCGAACCCTCGCTGATCGCCGGCATCACTCGCCAGGTCATGCAGGACTATTCTGTGGATCCCACGCGCGTCTATGTCGCCGGCCTTTCGGCCGGAGGCGCCGCTGCGGCCATCATGGGCACCACTTACGGCGATCTGTACGCCGCGGTCGGAATCCATTCCGGCCTCGCTTACGGAGCCGCCAGCGACATGCCCTCGGCGTTCGCCGCCATGCGTCACGGGAGCGGTGCCGGTCGCCACGGTGTCCCGCGCGGGCCGACGGTCCCATCCATCATCTTCCACGGCGATCGCGACAGCACCGTCCATCCCGACAACGGCACTCAGGCCCTCGAACAAGCTATTGGCGCGACCAGGACGCAGACCAAGGTACACCGCGGGCAAATACCCGGCGGACACGGCTATACGCGCACGACGCACGCCGATGGCGAACGTGACATCCTCGAGCATTGGAATATCCATGGAGCCGGCCACGCCTGGTCGGGAGGCAGCTCCGCGGGCTCCTACACGGATCCGCAGGGGCCGGACGCAACGAAGGAAATGCTCCGCTTCTTTCTCGAGAATCCGCGCCCTCCGCAGCCCCAAGGTCATCGGGATGCCGGCCAGTGA
- a CDS encoding GlsB/YeaQ/YmgE family stress response membrane protein, whose protein sequence is MSVIWTIIIGFIAGVIAKFVMPGDNEPSGFILTTILGIVGAFVATYLGQSLGWYRIGEGAGLVGAIVGAVIVLLVYGFVAGRRRTI, encoded by the coding sequence ATGAGTGTGATATGGACGATCATCATTGGCTTTATAGCGGGGGTCATTGCCAAGTTCGTCATGCCTGGCGACAACGAGCCCTCGGGATTCATCCTCACCACGATCTTAGGCATTGTGGGGGCCTTCGTCGCAACCTATCTCGGGCAGTCGCTCGGATGGTACCGCATCGGCGAGGGTGCCGGTCTGGTCGGCGCGATCGTCGGTGCCGTCATTGTATTGCTCGTGTACGGGTTCGTCGCCGGCAGGCGTAGAACAATTTGA
- a CDS encoding cytochrome ubiquinol oxidase subunit I — MAPSPVNVSTPVFFGMIAATCVGIFLIPIGLMAFFLESTFLSVLLFDRRLVPTWVHFFAALMVAFGTLLSSFWILSTNSWISWAIIGESTSAVALVMPGDL; from the coding sequence ATGGCGCCTTCGCCGGTGAACGTGAGTACGCCAGTCTTCTTTGGCATGATCGCTGCCACATGCGTCGGCATTTTTCTCATTCCAATAGGCCTCATGGCGTTCTTCCTGGAATCCACCTTTCTGAGTGTTCTGTTGTTCGATCGACGATTGGTCCCAACCTGGGTGCACTTCTTTGCAGCCCTTATGGTCGCGTTTGGAACGCTGCTCTCGTCGTTCTGGATTCTGTCGACGAATTCCTGGATTTCATGGGCCATCATTGGCGAGAGCACGTCGGCGGTTGCATTGGTTATGCCGGGCGATCTGTGA
- a CDS encoding CopG family transcriptional regulator: MPTNVHELRPNLPETEKITINLGYVDLGHVDLMVQDGFYSNRTDFIRTAIRNQLERHADVVKQSTARKGLDLGLRNYTRADLEAAQQAGEMLHINVLGLASIAQDVTTDLARATIASVSVLGALHATPAVKAALADRTR, from the coding sequence ATGCCAACAAATGTCCACGAACTGAGGCCGAATCTTCCGGAAACCGAGAAGATCACCATCAATCTTGGCTATGTCGACTTGGGCCACGTCGATCTCATGGTGCAGGACGGATTTTATTCGAACCGCACGGATTTCATCCGAACGGCCATCCGCAATCAGCTCGAACGCCACGCAGACGTGGTCAAGCAGTCCACGGCCCGCAAAGGCCTTGACCTCGGTCTGCGGAACTACACCCGCGCGGATCTCGAAGCGGCGCAACAAGCCGGCGAGATGCTGCACATCAACGTCCTCGGCCTTGCCAGCATCGCGCAGGATGTCACGACCGATCTTGCCCGCGCCACCATTGCCTCGGTTTCCGTGCTTGGAGCCCTGCATGCCACTCCCGCGGTCAAGGCCGCTCTTGCCGACAGGACGAGGTGA
- a CDS encoding phage holin family protein: protein MSTQSDLGTISNLLGDALSQFAKLFQNEVDLARAELGEKVQQVAWAVGWLAAAAVLVIPALVMALFALSAALMESGWSQPISYLVSAVVAAAVAGVLFAVGWNRLDARNLAPRKTMRQLEKDKVTVKDMVR from the coding sequence ATGAGCACCCAATCCGATCTTGGGACGATCTCAAATCTCCTCGGCGATGCGCTTTCGCAGTTCGCCAAGCTTTTCCAGAACGAGGTCGATCTCGCCAGGGCCGAGCTCGGCGAGAAGGTCCAGCAAGTCGCTTGGGCAGTTGGCTGGTTAGCAGCGGCCGCTGTCCTTGTTATCCCAGCGCTCGTCATGGCCCTGTTTGCGCTCTCGGCCGCCTTGATGGAATCCGGCTGGTCGCAGCCGATTTCATACCTTGTCTCCGCGGTCGTCGCCGCCGCGGTTGCCGGCGTGTTGTTTGCCGTTGGCTGGAACCGGCTGGACGCGCGCAACTTGGCGCCTCGTAAAACGATGCGTCAGCTCGAGAAGGACAAGGTCACCGTGAAGGACATGGTGCGATGA
- a CDS encoding YidB family protein, translating into MNRGMPSLTALLGLLAIAGYQNRDKLAEMLSGTGSGNPTGGQRQAGSGGLLGNLSGMIGGAGVGGLLNDGLGELLERFKQNGQGDAAQSWVNDGPNKDISPPQLKQSIGPDILAALEQQTGLSQDELIARLSRELPTAVDKYTPGGRLPDRNA; encoded by the coding sequence ATGAACCGAGGAATGCCATCGCTGACTGCTCTGCTCGGACTGCTTGCAATTGCGGGCTATCAGAACAGGGACAAGCTGGCGGAAATGCTCAGCGGAACCGGATCCGGCAACCCTACGGGTGGACAGCGGCAAGCCGGGTCCGGTGGCCTTCTCGGCAACCTATCGGGCATGATCGGCGGCGCCGGCGTGGGCGGTCTTCTCAACGACGGTCTCGGAGAGCTGCTCGAACGCTTCAAGCAGAATGGCCAAGGGGATGCCGCCCAATCCTGGGTCAATGACGGCCCCAATAAGGACATCTCGCCGCCGCAGCTCAAGCAATCGATTGGGCCGGATATCTTGGCTGCGTTGGAGCAGCAGACCGGCCTTTCGCAGGACGAACTGATTGCGCGGCTTTCGCGTGAGCTTCCGACGGCCGTGGACAAGTATACGCCGGGCGGCCGTCTGCCGGATCGGAATGCCTAA
- a CDS encoding DUF488 domain-containing protein has translation MTIVADICSVPRWRTNSQFNTDTLPEALAEFQIGYVHIAELGAKTIEPDINGFWERCHRRLVSDHLIAHGETVIPSDGQG, from the coding sequence GTGACCATTGTTGCGGACATTTGTTCAGTGCCGAGGTGGCGGACAAATTCACAGTTCAACACGGATACGCTGCCCGAGGCTTTGGCTGAGTTCCAGATCGGGTACGTACATATCGCCGAATTGGGCGCGAAAACGATCGAGCCAGACATCAACGGTTTCTGGGAGCGCTGCCATCGGCGGCTTGTCTCGGATCATCTCATAGCCCATGGTGAGACGGTAATTCCATCTGATGGGCAAGGATAG
- the ltrA gene encoding group II intron reverse transcriptase/maturase: MSLETPDKIRSLQRKLYRKAKAEPAFRFYILYDKICREDVLLRAYTLARANAGAPGVDGMTFGQIEGAGVDAWLAGLREDLVSKTYQPDPVRRVMIPKPGGGERPLGIPTIRDRVVQAAAKIVLEPIFEAGFEDGAYGYRPRRSAIDAVKETHRLLCRGYTDVVDADLSKYFDTIPHADLLRSVARRVLDRNVLRLIKLWLQVPVEERDGDGKRHMSGGKSSTRGTPQGGVVSPLLSVIYMNRFLKHWRLTGRGEVFHAHVISYADDFVILSRGHAEEALTWTRAVMTKLGLTLNEAKTSVKNARREGFDFLGYTLGPRHLPNGGRWYLGASPSKKSMQRVKVKIGELLVPGNKGAWDEVRARLNRVLRGWSAYFSYGALASAYEAVDQHVYDRTRHFLRQRHKVQGRGADQFSREHVYGELAVRCLRRERSRSSPWALR; encoded by the coding sequence ATGAGCCTCGAAACACCCGATAAGATCAGGAGCCTTCAGAGAAAGCTGTACCGCAAGGCGAAGGCTGAGCCTGCTTTCCGCTTTTACATTCTCTACGACAAAATCTGTCGTGAGGACGTCCTTCTGCGTGCCTATACGCTTGCCCGCGCCAATGCGGGTGCGCCAGGCGTGGACGGGATGACCTTCGGACAGATCGAGGGGGCGGGTGTAGACGCGTGGCTGGCGGGCTTGCGCGAGGACCTCGTCTCGAAGACCTACCAGCCTGATCCAGTGCGGCGGGTGATGATCCCAAAGCCTGGCGGCGGCGAACGTCCGCTCGGCATCCCGACGATCCGGGACCGGGTGGTTCAGGCCGCAGCCAAGATCGTGCTGGAGCCAATCTTCGAGGCGGGCTTCGAGGACGGTGCCTACGGCTATCGGCCGCGTCGGAGCGCGATCGATGCCGTCAAGGAAACGCACCGGCTGCTATGCCGGGGCTACACCGACGTAGTCGATGCCGACTTGTCGAAGTATTTCGACACGATCCCGCATGCGGACCTCCTCCGATCGGTGGCCCGCCGCGTCCTCGACCGGAATGTGCTGCGGCTGATCAAGCTGTGGCTGCAAGTGCCGGTCGAGGAACGGGATGGCGACGGGAAACGGCACATGAGCGGCGGCAAGAGCAGCACTCGCGGCACCCCCCAGGGTGGGGTCGTCAGTCCGTTGCTCTCCGTCATCTACATGAACCGATTCCTGAAGCATTGGCGGTTGACAGGGCGCGGCGAGGTGTTCCACGCACATGTCATCTCCTATGCCGACGACTTCGTCATCCTCAGCCGCGGACACGCGGAAGAGGCTCTGACCTGGACGAGGGCGGTGATGACGAAACTCGGGCTGACACTCAACGAGGCGAAAACCTCGGTGAAGAATGCCCGGCGTGAAGGCTTCGACTTCCTTGGCTACACACTGGGACCGCGCCACCTTCCCAATGGAGGTCGCTGGTACTTGGGGGCGAGCCCGTCCAAGAAGAGCATGCAGCGGGTCAAGGTGAAGATTGGCGAACTGCTGGTGCCCGGCAACAAGGGCGCTTGGGACGAAGTGCGAGCACGGTTGAACCGCGTTCTGCGCGGTTGGTCGGCCTACTTCTCCTACGGCGCCCTCGCGTCGGCATACGAGGCCGTCGATCAGCATGTCTATGACCGAACGCGGCACTTCCTCCGTCAACGACACAAAGTGCAGGGGCGTGGAGCGGACCAGTTCTCCCGAGAACATGTCTATGGGGAATTGGCCGTCCGATGCCTTCGACGCGAGCGCAGTCGGTCGTCGCCGTGGGCCTTGCGGTGA